In Argiope bruennichi chromosome 4, qqArgBrue1.1, whole genome shotgun sequence, a single window of DNA contains:
- the LOC129966580 gene encoding putative RNA-binding protein EEED8.10 has product MLGFRFSYLYKLHTESFMGFNAVCLPGNPPGAFYRSSLPATPVSTPIRENGRFSEQALRERLCRTPSPRKCRLFESRVSEPDIGFNVLNSGLQLSSPDDDEIDEEAPRAFSPARPSLQSRLERLEQEKDLPANNLKRRLFVGGIPERVTKKELKEFFSKFGKITDCLIVQDHIKRRSRGYGFVIFSNAQEAEKAKNAPLEELEMYDRFLRVFPAEEKKSEKFKRDVREILFQQNADPDLTPTCEEETDSTSSLTITKSSSLQNINEMTDDMLLLIFSYLGIRDRIRLEFVCRKWRKLALELWRCQTNLNLQNVFCIWEGRPLTNRILLSLLKKCAGNLKRLDLSTASHTLDYKAVEIIAQCCPNLEHINLSSVKVTNVSLQQLAIKCPKLKHVILQRCFEVGEKGIWWLLHLCKKLECIDLTGNPRITGQCFHMAGPNLHTCALTKCSRFSPMGFTKLATRCRNLSALYLNDCFQLSDRALELLCQSLKNLKILYVGGIFPDLTASGLHHIGRLSSLENLSLAQNQQVDDDVVYAVSRGCKKLRFLDLSGCDEISDYSLTSLATCYSLRTLHISYLDRITDEGLSSIARHGSLETVLLRGCPNIGDQGLLTLVLLSPYLQHLDVSGCQHVTNVTVTACLDSVQARSSGKKLTLIAGGTSIELEALELDSNLLEVSRSNFCINSLRPDRLDYLGDDYVDEDDHFFENEDSATSESDKLASGDQSQPSASGDFNGEWSEIFESPL; this is encoded by the exons ATGTTGGGTTTCCGGTTCAGCTACCTCTATAAATTGCATACAGAATCCTTTATGGGGTTCAATGCGGTTTGTCTTCCAGGCAATCCACCAGGAGCGTTTTACCGCTCAAGTCTCCCGGCCACGCCTGTGTCCACACCTATTCGAGAAAATGGACGGTTTTCTGAGCAAGCCCTGCGAGAAAGGCTCTGCCGTACACCGTCACCAAGGAAGTGCAGGCTGTTTGAGTCCAGGGTGTCAGAACCAGATATTGGATTTAATGTTTTGAACTCTGGGCTTCAGCTGTCCTCCCCTGATGATGACGAAATTGATGAAGAAGCCCCACGAGCTTTTTCGCCTGCAAGACCAAGCCTCCAAAGTCGTTTGGAGAGACTGGAACAAGAGAAAGATTTACCTGCCAATAATCTTAAGAGGAGACTCTTTGTAGGAGGTATTCCAGAAAGG gtcacaaaaaaagaattaaaagaattcttttcaaaatttggaaaaataacagACTGCTTAATTGTTCAAGATCATATCAAACGCAGATCAAGAGG atatggttttgtgatattttcaaaCGCACAAGAGGCTGAAAAGGCAAAAAATGCACCATTAGAAGAACTGGAAATGTATGATAG atttcttcgAGTTTTTCCTGCTGAAGagaagaaatctgaaaaatttaaaagagatgtCCGAGAAATTTTGTTTCAACAA AATGCTGATCCTGATTTAACTCCAACTTGTGAAGAGGAAACTGATAGCACATCTTCTCTAACTATAACTAAAAGCAGCAGTTTGCAAAACATCAATGAAATGACAGATGACATgttgttattgatattttcttatttgggTATTAGAGACAGAATTAGATTAGAATTTG tttgtAGAAAGTGGAGGAAGTTGGCATTAGAATTATGGCGTTGCCAAAcgaatttaaatcttcaaaatgtgTTCTGCATCTGGGAAGGAAGAc caCTTACAAATAGAATCTTATTATCTTTGTTGAAAAAGTGTGCTGGCAATTTAAAAAGGCTTGATCTTTCCACTGCTTCTCACACTTTGGACTACAAAGCTGTTGAAATAatag CTCAGTGTTGTCCGAACCTGGAACACATTAATTTATCAAGTGTGAAAGTGACCAATGTTTCGCTTCAACAGTTGGCTATTAAATGTCCTAAATTAAAA CATGTTATTTTACAAAGGTGCTTCGAAGTGGGAGAAAAAGG AATCTGGTGGCTTTTACATTTGTGCAAAAAGCTTGAATGCATTGATTTGACTGGCAATCCTCGAATAACAGGCCAG TGCTTTCACATGGCTGGTCCAAATCTTCACACTTGTGCTCTGACAAAGTGCTCAAGG TTCAGTCCCATGGGCTTTACAAAATTAGCTACTAGATGTCGAAATTTATCTGCCCtttatttaaatgattgtttTCAGTTATCTGATAGAGCTCTTGAATTATTATGCCAG agtctgaaaaatttgaagattttgtaTGTTGGAGGTATTTTTCCTGATT tgacTGCTAGTGGCTTGCATCATATAGGAAGATTATCTAGTCTT GAAAATTTGTCCCTTGCTCAGAATCAGCAAGTTGATGATGATGTTGTTTATGCTGTGAGTAGGGGTTGTAAAAAACTGAG GTTTTTAGACTTGTCAGGTTGCGATGAGATAAGCGATTATTCTTTGACGTCTCTAGCTACATGCTACAGTTTGAGAACATTGCACATTAGTTATTTAGATAGA ATAACAGATGAAGGATTATCATCTATAGCACGACATGGGTCACTAGAAACAGTGTTACTTAGAGGTTGTCCTAATATTGGTGATCAag GCCTGTTAACTCTGGTCCTTCTGTCCCCTTATCTTCAACATCTGGATGTAAGTGGATGTCAACATGTCACAAATGTCACAGTCACAGCTTGCTTGGATTCTGTTCAAGCTCGATCATCAGGAAAGAAGCTCACATTAATAGCAGGAG GTACCAGTATTGAACTTGAGGCCTTAGAATTAGATTCAAATCTTCTTGAAGTATCCCgttcaaatttttgtataaatagtCTACGACCTGACAGATTAGATTATCTAG GTGATGACTACGTGGATGAAGAtgatcatttttttgaaaatgaag ATTCAGCTACTAGCGAGTCTGATAAGCTAGCAAGTGGTGACCAAAGTCAACCATCAGCTTCTGGTGATTTTAATGGAGAATGGTCAGAAATTTTTGAATCACCATTATGA